A region of the Littorina saxatilis isolate snail1 linkage group LG12, US_GU_Lsax_2.0, whole genome shotgun sequence genome:
TTACTACATTGCgaatagagaaaaaaaacaaaacgttttccctgtcatctcccccccctcccccaactaCAGTAGTCTGATCAATGTCACAATAAATTGTATTGCGAGGTTTACCGTTTCTGAATAACTATAACTAGACGTAAAACCACAACCGGGGTTCGCCTGAGTTCAGTCAGAGTTTTCACTGCATTGCGAAGGGGACGTTAATTTATTGAATGATTGTTATGCACAGGTTTTTTTCTGTTAATTTATTCTGacctttgttttcattttttcccggatcatttaaaaaaaaaagagttagacGTAGAACCACATCCAGGGTTTGTTCGAGTCCAGTCAGAGTTTTGTTTTCACTGCAAAGGGAGAACAATATTTCTTCTATCCTCCCCATAACAGCGATTTATATCTGGCCATTAAAAATAAATatgttgaggccgcactgtgcCGACCAGTTTTTTTctcaatcaaatttattgaatTTTAAGTCAAACAGCCTTTGTTTGACACAGTCTTGACTGCGGGATCGCATATTTCAGCTTGAAAAAACATGTACTGTAGAatcctagcataagcccaccccccccccccccccctgtgctcagatttagggcaaaattggggggtgggcgtttgctagggaaagacccctttgcacaaagtaagttttgtgctcaaccgtgtaattgagtgaatacaaaccccgagagcatgtaagttaggtcgtgtgagtagaagtgaagaaaaaaagaaaacaagtcgcgtaaggcgaaaatacaatatttagtcaagtagctgccatttttcagcaagaccgtatgctcgtagcatcgtcagtccaccgctcatggcaaaggcagtgaaattgacaagaagagcggggtagtagttgcgctaagaaggatagcacgcttttctgtacctctctttgttttaactttctgagcgtgtttttaatccaaacatatcatatctatatgtttttggaatcaggaaccgacaaggaataagatgaaagtgtttttaaattgatttggacaatttaattttgataataatttttatatatttaattttcagagcttgtttttaatccgaatataacatatttatatgtttttggaatcagcaaatgatggagaataagataaacgtaaatttggatcgttttataaatttttatttttttttttacaattttccgatttttaatgaccaaagtcattaattaatttttaagccaccaagctgaaatgcaataccgaaccccgggcttcgtcgaagattacttgaccaaaatttcaaccaatttggttgaaaaatgagggcgtgacagtgccgcctcaactttcacgaaaagccggatatgacgtcatcaatgacatttatcaaaaaaatgaaaaaaacgtatggggatttcatacccaggaactctcatgtcaaatttcataaagatcggtccagtagtttagtctgaatcgctctacacacacacacacacgcacacacacacacacatacaccacgaccctcgtttcgattccccctcgatgttaaaatatttagtcaaaacttgactaaatataaaaaagggactttgaggcaaagaaggccaacgAGGACAAtcatgggagagagagagagagagagagagagagagagagagagagagagagagagagagagagaggtgagagagagagagagagacagacagacagacagacagacagacagacagagagagtgagaggggagatagaggggagacagacagacagacagacagacagacagacatagaaagactgTCGCTTCGGCATTTTGCAAAAATGGCACAGAGATTCAAGAACAAACTTCAGGCCACCAGGAAGCCCGTCAAAGTACCGGTACGTCACTGACAGACAAAAGACGTCAGTGGAAAAGCATGACGTAATTTTAATTCACTTTGTCGGggatgggtgggagtgaggagaggggacaaagacaaaaaggaaagaaacacgaaatgGTAAAGAAGGtgaaaaagatgacttttagaacagtctgcacaagtcctagtgaaagtgagcccatagtctctttgaaaaaagcagggtgggcgtttgctaggtagttacccctgtgcacaacttttggcccaaagtggggggtgggcgtttgctaaatggtgggcttatgctagggattttacggtactcATTTGTCAATTAACATTTTAGTTGAAGTTGAGGtagcaatcatcatcatcatcatcatcatcatcatcatcatcatcatcatcatcatcatcatcatcatcatcatcatcatcatcatcatcatcatcatcatcatcatcggacCCTTGACTGGGACAGTcgtcggggggagggggggggggggggggcgtgaggGCAGCAGAGGCAGAAACCCTTCTCTAGGCTATTCTGTTTGGGAAGCTCATATGTGTTCATTCATTAATGATGTCGGACCAGCTCGTTGAACATTTGTCTTCTTCCCTCTCCGTGACAGTAATTTATCTgatcatttttgactcacatgcgaagcaaaagtgagtctatgtactcatccgagtcgtccgtccgtccgtccgtccggaaaactttaacgttggatatttcttggacactattcagtctatcagtaccaaatttggcaagatggtgtatgatgacaaggccccaaaaaacatacatagcatcttgaccttgcttcaaggtcaaggtcgcaggggccataaatgttgtctaaaaaacagctatttttcccatttttcccattttctctgaagtttttgagattgaatacctcacctatatatgatatatagggcaaagtaagccccatcttttgataccagtttggtttaccttgcttcaaggtcaaggtcacaggagctcttcaaagttggattgtatacatattttgaagtgaccttgaccctgaactatggaagataactgtttcaaacttaaaaattatgtggggcacatgttatgctttcatcatgagacacatttggtcacatatgatcaaggtcaaggtcactttgacccttatgaaatgtgaccaaaataaggtagtgaaccactaaaagtgaccatatctcatggtagaaagagccaataagcaccattgtacttcctatgtcttgaattaacagctttgtgttgcatgaccttggatgaccttgaccttgatgtattttggtaggaaaaatgtgtaaagcagttcttagtgtatgatgtcattgctatgtaaaggtcaatgtcaagcatgtgagtcgtatgggctttgcccttcttgttagaaCAAATAGCTCTGCCGTTTGCTGCCGAGGTTTTAAAGCACAATTTCTGGACAATgttcatacagcaagacacaaaAACATGACCAAAGTTCGCCTAAGTTTAGTCATTTTAACAACATTACGAAGGGAGAAAGggtgtttcttcttttctctctgttgcTTTGATTCATGTGATCATCGTTCGCACATATTTTATTATCTGCTGATTTGTTCTAACATGTTTTCTTGACAATTTTTGCACAGGGTTCACCTGAGTTCCGTCGGAGggtgtttggtttttttgtcagaaaagGGAGGAAAGCATGTCTTCTTCATTAATAATTTATAGTTATAAAATTGGATATATTATTTTTCCTCTCATCTGTTTTAACAGGTTCACAGAGATTCAGAATGATAGGGCGTTTAATTGTTGCCGTCTGCTTGGTCGGCCTTGGCTCCGCTTTCTTATTCAAACGTAAGTTGCATACACTTatgatttaaaggcacagtccttcccgtgtgacTGTCTACACATCTCACATCTAGTCCGGCTTTTTATAGGATATTAACATCCCTCCTCTTGGaaacataccaacattcaacaccctgaccgCTTCCTATGCAGAGAAGGCTTTGTTTTGATTAATTCATTTCTTAAAGGAGACTTATAACAATCTGTGAAATTAACTCCTCAAAAACGTGTCACTCTGCACTAGAGGCAGACAGGCTGTTAGTGTTTAGTATGTGTCAAAGTCTGTGAAATTAACTCCTCAAAAACGTGTCACTCTGCACTAGAGGCAGACAGGCTGTTAGTGTTTAGTATGTGTCAAAGTCTGTGAAATTAACTCCTCAAAAACGTGTCACTCTGCACTAGAGGCAGACAGGCTGTTAGTGTTTAGTATGTGTCAAAGTCTGTGAAATTAACTCCTCAAAAACTTGTCACTTTGCGCAGACAGGCTGTTAGTGTTTAGTATGAGTCAAAGTCTGTGAAATTAACTCCTCAAAAACTTGTCACTTTGCGCAGACAGGCTGTTAATGTTTAGTATGAGTCAAAGTCTGTGGAATTAACTCCTCAAAAACTTgtcactctgcacagacagGCGGTTAGTGTTTAGTATGTGTCAAAGTCTGTGAAATTAACTCCTCAAAAACTTGTCACTCTGCACGAGAAGCAGACAGGCGGTTAGTGTTTAGTATGTGTCAAAGTCTGTGAAATTAACTCCTCAAAAACTTGTCACTCTGCACGAGAAGCAGACAGGCGGTtagtgtttggtatgtgtcaaagtctgTGAAATTAACTCCTCAAAAACTTGTCACTCTGCACGAGAAGCAGACAGGCGGTTAGTGTTTAGTATGTGTCAAAGTCTGTGAAATTAACTCCTCAAAAACTTGTCACTCTGCACGAGAAGCAGACAGGCGGTTAGTGTTTAGTATGTGTCAAAGTCTGTGAAATTAACCCCTCAAAAACTTGTCACTCTGCACTAGAAGCAGACAGGCGGTtagtgtttggtatgtgtcaaagtggagggatgacctTCTCCCATGTTAAAAGTATGGCGAGACCTGAGATAGTGAGCCGAACTGGTTTTAATGGAAGGACTATGCTTTGAACTTAAATTTTGATTCATTGTCAAAATCGTGACAAATGTACATGTAGAAAGGAGGTACGTAGACCCGAATTAAAACATATGCTGTATTCTACATTTTGGCAAAAACAAGTACCATGAATACGATGTCAGAAATATTTTAACAATACACGTCAGACACGTACGGTTTGAAATAAGTTTGAAATAGAGAATGTTGGGGACCACAAGGTGCTTTGTTATacaaggccccccccccccccctcccttccgtTTTTTCATGAAACGTGTcaaaacaaaatcagaaaaaagaagaaaaagcacGCACACTGGCTTGACGCTGCTGATGTATTACCTGCATTGACATTTGGAGTAATCTTGTATTTCAAGATAGAACACGCGAGTTGTGTGTCAAATTTTCTAAGGAGTTATTTCACGACAAGAGTAAACCTTTGTCTccgttggttagttggttgttagtgtttaacgtcccttcagTCTAATTTAGCTACGCGGGAGCTTTGTGTCCGTGAACGAGTATACATCAGTGCAGCTGCACTGAATGAATAGCTGAGAAATAGACAGGTGGCTGCGGGGGTGTCACATAGGACATAGTTCAACTAGACAAAAGCAACACATGGTAAACATTAGTGTTCAAATACAAGTGGCATTGTATAATTTTGGACATTTGTTGGACCCTGGGATAGTTGTTTTATATCATCACTGTATTAATTGGATTGTATcatctgcgtgcgtgtgtgtgtgtgtgtgtgtgtgtgtgtgtgtgtgtgtgtgtgtgtgtgtgtgtgtgtgggcatgtgtgaatgtgtgtgtgtatgtgtgtgtgtgtgtgtgtgtgtgtgtgtgtgtgtgtgtgtgtgtgtgtgtgtgtccggtttgctattgtacatcgccgtgaACTTTAGTGAGAAGGGGTGAGTAATAAGtcttcattattattatcattattattattatcaacgTGGGTGTCAGCTACTATGTCACACAGTTGGCAGGAGACTTGTTCTGCGGAACTCACATTAATTTTACTCGTGTTGCACATTAAGAGCGCTTACcgttgtttctcagatcttgaaatagcgctctgcctcatttgagTAAGAAAAACTTTTACTGGTTGTACATATTGTTTGCGGAAAATGCAACAAAAATTATGCTTACGACACGTGTTTAACTACATTTTAACGTTATATATATAAAATTGGCTAACTTATTATTATTTCGTTATTGTTCTACGAGTTGTGTTTTGAACTAAACATAATTATTGCTCCACATGAAAGTATTATAGTCGATATagctttttatttcattttatctcaacaaatgtttttgtttgtttttcagaaGAAAAATGGGACGGACTAAGTGGtaagttaaaaacaaaacactgtaAACACATGGAATTCTAACCGCACACTGGTCATcatcgtcctcctcctcctcctcctcccctttctCCTCCTTATCGCCCATCCTAATACTTAGTGTCTAAGTTTGACAAAACTAGATATAATTCTGTATTCAATCATTGCTGCTGCAGGAATATTGAATTAGTAAGTCTGCGTTAGTcatcgtctcccccccccccccccccccccttttccacCAACCTTCCCAATCTTCTTCCACCGATATTGTTGTAATCCAAAGTCAAATCATCTTCACGTCCTCGTTTATTACCTAGCCTACTTTGATTCTTTTTGTCACATTCTTTATTTTGTCTGACATTTCTAACAAGAAACGGTGCAATTTCTAACAAGGTTATTAGTACATTTTTGACTTTTGACAGCACATGACAAATAATTCCTAGTTAGATGTCAATATGTAACCACACTtagtataagcttagcttgttgagTGGTCCCAGTTATCCTTGATGTATTATAATTATATGCAACCCCATGTTCTCAAAATATAATCTTGTTGAAATCATTagtgtcgtcgtcgtcgttatcttacccccccccccccccccatcccctccccgAACCCCTCTGTACACATCTAATCAGGTTGCTATTTTTTCTGCTTCGTAATTCGCACAGCCTTGTGAAATCttatgaatacacacacacacacacacacacacacacacacacacgcacacgcacacacacacacgcacgcacgcacgcacgcacacaccaacatacgcacacacacacacatacacacacacacacacacacacacatacatacacacacacacacacacacacacacacacacacacacacacacactcacaccaacTACAGTGATGAACACATAGTTCATACAGATGGTTTTTTGTCCACAGTGACGTTCGGAGCCAACCCTTTCGACTCCAACGTATTCGCCTCCATGCCGAGATCAGAAGCTGATGCCAAGAGCCAGGGATGGACAAAGATCGCAGACTGTGACAGTAATAAGATATTGTTGTGATGTCCACAGATGAACTGTCTTTATTGAGAATTGTGTATGTAACGCAAAAGAGTCGAAATGACAGTGCGTGGGGTGATAGCGTTATGTatgaaagtttttttttttagtgtaaTCTAATTGTATGTTGTTTTGTTCCGCCATGGTTAATTTTGTAATCGGCCACTCATTGAATGTTTCCATAGCGTTAATAAAGGgttactgtattgtattgtactaaACAAGTTAATATTGTATTGAACTGTGTGGAAAGCAAAagaacaatggcgactgcacgtgagagcgaaaaacaaaaataccaaaaagcactgtacttgaattgtattgttttgttttgttttggtttgttttggtttCTCTTCTGATTTTTCGCAGAGCCATAGCGGTTAAGGCACTCGGCGTTGTTTGTTTTGCACTTGATGAAGATTAACGATGTATGGTGCAAGACCGATGAATATTTTCGAATGGTTCGGCTCTGGTATCTGAATAGGAGGCACACGGGTGAAACggcgcacgcaagcacgcacgcacgcacagacattCAGAACATGTTTCAATTAATTACCATCACAGCTTACCGcgtaaatgttttattttgtccaTAGACAACAGCAAGTTCCGAGGGATCCGTTACGTCAAGGACAACGACTACGCCGTCATTCTGCTGTTCGACGTCAAAGGATACATCGCTGGCATTCAGTGCGGGGTGAGATAGTGCACTGATGAAAAGTATTCTTTGGTGGGACGGTTTGCCTGCGtcaagattgtgtgtgtgtgtgtgtgtgtgtgtgtgtgtgtgtgtgtgtgtgtgtgtgtgtgcgtgtggttgtgtcagtgtgtgtgtgtgtgtgtgtgtgtgtgtgtgtgtgtctgtgtgtgtttgtgtgtgtgtgtgtgtgtgtgcgttagtgtgtgagtgtgtgttaagggtggtgtgtgtgtgtatgtgtttgtgtgtgtggatgtgtgtgtgtatgtggggttgtgtgtgtgtgcgcgcgcgcgcacgtgtgtgtgtgtgtgtgtgtgtgtgtgtgtgtgtgtgtgtgtgtgtgtgtgtgtgtgtgaaatgatGTAGTACATTTTCTGTCGATGTTGCCTGAatcttttgtttgcttgtttgtttatttttgtgtgtggtttatttCGATGTGTAATCATTGATGAGGATGATATAGGAAATGTTTGTAACGACAGTAACAGTGTTTTATTTGCTGCCTGTGTCTCCAGTTCTATACAACATGCCCTGCTATTTGATATTGCTGTGTTTCTGAGGATAAAGATAGGCCCAGTCTGTGCAATAGACGgcctccggaaataactcttagtgaggcaagctttcaacacgtgctccttgtccacttGTTTCgcacacaccccttgctagtgactcgACTATAATGTAACGTGGAAACGTATGACTCacaaaaagcaagagtattcactcgtTCACGACCCATACAAACACGACAAAGTTATTTTCGAGCAGCGCCTATTACGGTGGAAATACCCTTTAAAACATATCGGCTGTTCAGTTAACatcttgtttgtttaccagTTTTCGCTATCGgagtgggttcgatccccacgttcggcgaaggatttatttcccagagtcaactttataCAGACTCTCCCCGGTGTCCGAACAACCTCGtgtgcacgcacgcgcacgataaagaacccaaattCACAGCAagagtctcagggcttggaaaaacgaatacacgcatgcaagaACAATATAAACACATGGGTAGTGCCGTATTgaatggcagctcgctttccccagtgataAAGCAGCCCTCACAGGATTATATGAAATCTTAATCTTATCCTTATtgtatccttatccttatcttgTTTATTCGCAGGTCCTTAAGAACGCCACGGCTGGTGCATACCCTCCAAACAAAATGCGCGGTCTCATCTTCCAGGACGACGGTGCTCGCTACACCGTGACCGCCTACTTCACTGACCCTGGTTTGTTGTCACCATTTGGTTCAAACAATCCCCCGAAATAGGCGTATGACtgtcattcccccccccccccccctgccaaaaaaagaagaagaaaaaaacaaacaccacacacacacgcacgcacgcacgcacgcacgcacgcacgcacacacacgcacacacacatacacacacacacaagcacgcacacacaagcacgcacacacacacacacacactcacacacctacacacacgcacgcacacacacacactcactcactcactcacacacgcacacacgcacacacacacacacacacacacacacacacacacacacacacacacacacacgcacacacaccaacacgtGTGTAGTTGGGATTTTAAACCCAAGAACGCAGAATAATAAGAAGAAGGGGGTTCAAACAAAACTTTAATTTAAAGGCACTGTCATTTTTGTGAAagcagttcggctcaccatcacCATGGCTTTGAAATGGGTTATGATTATGCCTCCACCTGATTATATACCAACGATCAACACCCTATTTGCAGTTGTGAATCGGTATTATtttaatgaattatttattgTCGTTAAAATCTTCCAATTTACGTAATTAATTTATGACAACTTTCCAACTGTACACAAAGGGTACAGAAGCTGTTACTTTTTGGTACGTCACCAAGTgaaaggatggtcttatctcatgtaaaagcaaCCGGCAccgttggccttgtggtaaggcgtccgccccgtgatcgggaggtcgtgggttcgaaccccggccgggtcgggtcatacctaagattttaaaattggcaatctagtggctgctccgcctggcgtctggcattatggggttagtgctaggactggttggtccggtgtcagaataatgtgactgggtgagacatgaagcctgtgctgcgacttctgtcttgtgtgtggcgcacgttatatgtcaaagcagcaccgccctgatatggcccttcgtggtcggctgggcgttaagcaagcaagcaagcaagcaaccaaccaaccaaccaaccaaccaaccaaccaaaacaaatgtaaaagcctggccagatctgagacagtgagccgaactgtttacaCGAGAATGATTGTGTCTTTTAAGATGCATTCATCCCCCGTGTAAACAATCATGCAATCCGCCACAGATCTTTCAAGGCTTTTGCGTTGAACAAGAGCACCATTCTCTTTTGGACACATGTACACAAACTCTACAGATTTTGTCTTCTCTACACAGTGCTAGTGTTTATATTTTGCTGAATGAATTTTGAAGCTGACATTTAGGCATGGGTTGCATGCACCGTGTATACTTCTGTCACTTCAGCCACATGGGTTGCGTGTACCGTGTATACTTCTGTCACTTCAGCTACAATTTGCACCACCGGAAGAAGCCATGCAGAGTTTCGTCAGGACGGAACTGGAACCGGTTTGTACATCCAGAACGGAAGTAACCCTGTGACCCAATCGGTCAAAATCCCTGCCACGCAGTCCGGTGTGGGCAACACCGCCTGGACTCTCGGGCACTGCTTCCCCGCAATGGGTCAGTTTCTCTCATGTTTTGTGATTATtaaatctctgtctctgtctctctctttatc
Encoded here:
- the LOC138982149 gene encoding uncharacterized protein, which encodes MIGRLIVAVCLVGLGSAFLFKQEKWDGLSVTFGANPFDSNVFASMPRSEADAKSQGWTKIADCDNNSKFRGIRYVKDNDYAVILLFDVKGYIAGIQCGVLKNATAGAYPPNKMRGLIFQDDGARYTVTAYFTDPATICTTGRSHAEFRQDGTGTGLYIQNGSNPVTQSVKIPATQSGVGNTAWTLGHCFPAMGVHYWYDVSTDMSCDDFQPVFLLYNEKQLTAFGWALGTGQTSKRFEHPPHAVFSAFMNPVPKCLDNYAVLSTMHIYMTAHPTRDLC